One stretch of Candidatus Paceibacterota bacterium DNA includes these proteins:
- a CDS encoding HD domain-containing protein → MKLTPRIQKAIKRASILHLGQKRKSDGSPYISHPYSVAFILAHYTDDEDLVVAGLLHDVLEDVDGYDRKDMEKEFGERVARLVADVSEDVSLKKEKGEKASWVERKTGYLEHLKVASDDSLMLSCADKIHNLSSLIGEYGDNGGKIWEKFNAPKDKKIWYYGEVLRIARGRLDGGIVDELEAVYEKAKEIP, encoded by the coding sequence ATGAAACTGACACCAAGGATCCAAAAGGCGATAAAAAGAGCTAGTATTTTGCATCTCGGGCAAAAAAGAAAGAGCGACGGGTCGCCGTATATTTCCCATCCCTATTCGGTCGCATTTATTCTGGCCCATTACACGGATGATGAAGACCTGGTCGTTGCGGGGCTTCTTCACGATGTTTTGGAGGATGTCGACGGGTATGACAGAAAAGATATGGAAAAAGAATTCGGGGAAAGGGTTGCCCGGCTGGTCGCTGATGTTTCCGAAGACGTGAGCCTGAAAAAGGAAAAGGGAGAAAAAGCGTCCTGGGTCGAGAGGAAGACCGGATATCTTGAACACCTCAAGGTGGCTTCTGATGACTCATTGATGCTGTCCTGCGCGGACAAGATCCACAATCTGAGTTCCTTGATCGGGGAATACGGAGATAACGGCGGGAAGATATGGGAGAAGTTCAATGCCCCCAAAGATAAGAAGATATGGTATTACGGGGAAGTTCTCAGGATCGCAAGGGGGAGATTGGATGGCGGAATAGTCGATGAGCTTGAAGCGGTTTATGAGAAGGCGAAAGAAATTCCATAA